The following nucleotide sequence is from Stigmatopora nigra isolate UIUO_SnigA chromosome 20, RoL_Snig_1.1, whole genome shotgun sequence.
CTCGGAAAACGGGGCctcagaaaagcagaaaatcttCCCGGCAACGAGACGTGTCACGTTTCGGCCATCCAATCAGAggccttaaaaattggatttagccacctcccctctatgcaaatctatgcaaatttggatttagccccgccctggcctcgcccaccgggacagccaatcacagcccagcatttggccggacacgccccctttttccaaaaaacggcgTTTTTTGGACCGAAACCCCGCCTCCCGCTACAAAGCCAGCCCCCCCTGACTAAAGCCCACCCATTCCGAGAGAACCAATCGGATGGCAGTATTCGCCtccccacttcctgattctacaccaatcagtgaatagacGCCCCTTCCCGgagaaccaatcaggtggcagcattcaccttccacttcctgattctacaccaatcagtgaatggacacccccctcccagagaaccaatcaacTGGCAGCATTCAATTTCCACTTCCTTATTTTAAACCAATCAGTGAACTTAATTTAAGTATTCCACCAATCCCTGGCTAGTCATTTGCATagccacacccaaaaaaataattaaaaaaaataataaaaaataaaaaataaaattagtttaaataaaatagtaataataataaaaagttagaagaaagaagtttgttttttgttcaactttatttgtttttctttcagagcaAAAGTCCAAAGTTAGATGTCTTGAAGTTCTTCTTCAAACCAGTAGGAGTCGGATCGGAACAGAGTGTGGAGAgatctgaagacaaaaaaaagtaagttaagtgcaagtcaaGTACAATTCAAGTTAGTTAAGTGCAAGTTTAGTGCAATTTAAGTTAGTTAAGTGCAAGACAAGTAAGTGTAAAGTGCAAGACAAGTTTAAAGTGCAAGACAAGCAAGTTTAAAGTAGAAGGCAAGCAAGTTTAAAGTAGAAGGCAAGCAAGTTAAAGGTGCAAAAGAAGTAAGTTAAAAAAGCATGCAAAGAAGTCAAGTGCATACAAAGAATTGTGCAAACGACGATAAGACTCACCATAGAACGATGCGATGTCACTTGTTCTTGACTTGAGCAGGAGGGCAGCAAATGGACGACTTCAATTGTGGAAGGACTTCATTTGATGCCATGTGTCACTTGTTCTTGAGCAGGAGGGCAGCATTTGGACTTCAACTGTGGAAGAACTGGACGACTTCAACTGTGGAAGAACTACATTGCATTCCAGACAATTGTCACGAAAGAGTTCACACggaggcaaaacattttgtccttttattttatttccagaaTTGAGCAATCAAGATAATCAGCTCGTTGTCTCACAGGTGCAGCACTTGGGGCTGACTGGTCAAGGCGGGGCTCCAAAATGGCGTCTTCACTGGAATGAGCCTAAACACAAGAAAGTGGGTGAGCATTTAATTCAGTTTTGTTTAGTCAAAAAATGGTACATTTTTACTCACCTTTGCAGTATAATCAAGCCTAAAAAAATCTGCTTCAGTTACCTTGAGCtgcagcgccctccggtggacacGAAGTAATTAGTCTGCAAAAGAGAGTGGAAGGTAAAACATAGTTCACAATAGACCGTGTTCACGTCCGccattttgtgttgcagtgtGCACTAACCTACTGGACGTCGTGGTGGATGAAATCCGACTGGAAGAAACAAGACAgaagtcaaaattggacatggTGAGTCATCTCAGGCGTTCTTACCTTCAACTTTGTCACACTGCTCACGGCTTCTGAAACAGATTAATAGACACATTTGCACTTGGATCAATTGTTTGCTCGTTTCACCTGTGCTGCTTACCTGCAGGGTCGAATATCTTGGAAGTggcctgcaaaagaaaaaggagaaagagtcaAACAGTATGGTTAAACAGCCATTGTTCGTGCAAAATGGACCATCTGGCAGAATACTTAccgactgcagcctgtgaaggaagaaagaagaTCCATTAAAGTATTTTCGAGCTTCATTTGGAATATTCAAAGTACTTAccaactgcagcctgtgaaggaagaaatggaCCATTAAGTACTTTCAaggttgatttggaatatttaaagtacttacttgcttctttttgcacatttgtgagctgttgaaacaagagaaatgtaagttagtctcaaataaaaaagtgaaaagacttgggaatagtacttactttggctttccagtgtggagcgacgcgcagcattcattaaatgaaaaagaccgtctgcgaaaatgcttcctctttaaatagtttttcggaagtgacgtaattgcgcgaaaaaatataaaagtttaaaaaataatttaaatgtgtccttcaaattgaaaagcgGACGGCCGGGACTCGCACCCGGGTCTCCCAAGCCAAAGTCTTATGCTCTACTCATGAGACtgggcgggccacatttggcccccgggcctccacttggacaccaaATAGAGGTgccttgtgccttttaaaatatcctcgtggtttattttctcgggccgcacaaaatgatgtggcgggccacatttggcccccgggcctccacttggacaccaatagaggtgcattgtgccattaaaaatatcctcatggtttactttctcggaccgcacaatgtgatgcggcgggccagatttggcccccgggcctccacttggacaccaatagaggtgcattgtgccttttaaaatatcctcatggtttattttatcggaccgcaaaaaatgatgcggcgggccacatttggcccccgggcctccacttggacaccaaATAGAGGTgccttgtgccttttaaaatatcctcatggtttattttatcggaccgcaaaaaatgatgcggcgggccagatttggcccgcgggcctccgTTTGGACACCCACAGAGGTCCTGTCATTACACCCCCGGTCCACACGATGGCAGCGTAGTCACAagggttgtttgcaaagcgctcttattgaaagaagaagatccTCCGATGCGGAAGTCGTGGTAACCAGCAGCCGATCAAAACAATCCTTCTACGCATAATTTTAGGTAAATGTAGTCTTTTTAAGCGTACTATGCGGTCAATAGAAACAAGATACGAAGGTGCGACTGTTAAGCGTGTCAGAATCATGGCCAGATGAGGTGAGTGGACTCATCCGCTTCATATTAGCGTCATTGTTAATGCGTCAACTGTTCGTTCGGCCGTTCTCATGTCATTGTTCTTTTATCCATGTATTCACAGCCAGGTGCAGCTTTAAtgcttgttcctgtcttggtgcAGACTGGACTTGTTCCTGCAGGCAGACGGCTGACTTCCACTTGCCATCCCATGCACGACAACcaactttgttttgtgtttatttcatgacaaaagcagacaaggcacttgtgtatttggtggaactttattttcaatgttctccccagcgtcagcctcatcttgctcatataaatgatgtgcaatattcatcttgagccctctccaataaagtaacaaaccatAACATTTCCTAATACCTTGattttgtgttgtgactgtATGCACGTATGAATACATGCTATGTTATTCTCCACAAGACATGTTAGACCTGATCCCCTCCTGTGGCGGTTTTTGGGCATTGCACTTTGCAatggcttttccaaccaactacgTACTTATGTAGAATACCTGGACACACATATTGTCCTGAATGTGCCTGAATAGACATGTTCTAAGTGTCTGCCCTCTTTTGGCGGTTTTAAGGCATTGCACTTTGCAatggcttttccaaccaactacgTACTTATGTAGAATACCTGGACACACATATTGTCCTGAATGTGCCTGAATAGACATGTTCTAACTGCCTGCCCTCTTTTGGCGGTTTTAAGGCATTGCACTTTGCAatggcttttccaaccaactaagTATGCTGTTTCCTCGTATAGTACATGGTATGTAGTATACCTGGACACCTGGAGTGTGCCTGACTGGACATGTTCGGCTGCCATCTTGTGAcacttttaagcattacactctgcaatttttttttccaaccaactccttgttaccagtgcatcactgtagtacattcatagacttcgcttgcatcgaaatgcgctaagtgttttgggtattatttaggacttctacgggagaaatttcggcggaaatccagccaaggtggcgaatggcataagtcattgcctgcgatgcaggcgacccgggttcgattcccactctcagCTGCATTTACGAATTAAATGCTAGAGCGGTAAAGGCAAGAGAGAGGATCGAACCCGAGTCTAAAGTATTCGCAGTCGGTGTCTTTAACCATTAGACCACCAACGCtttgcaaattcaaaaattggaagtcatatttacccttttttttgacagactACCGAATGTGAGTGACTAAGAATGGGACATATACACTATGAGATCGTTCTCAATCATCTGCTCATTAGTCTCATGAGTAGAGCATAAGACTTTGGCTTGGGAGACCCGGGTGCGAGTCCCGGCCGTCcgcttttcaatttgaaggacacatttaaattattttttaaacttttatattttttcgcgcaattacgtcacttccgaaaaactatttaaagaggaagcattttcgcagacggtctttttcatttaatgaatgctgcgcgtcgctccacactggaaagccaaagtaagtactattcccaagtcttttcacttttttatttgagactaacttacatttctcttgtttcaacagctcacaaatgtgcaaaaagaagcaagtaagtactttaaatattccaaatcaacctTGAAAGTACTTAATGGtccatttcttccttcacaggctgcagttggTAAGTACTTTGAATATTCCAAATGAAGCTCGAAAATACTTTAATGGAtcttctttcttccttcacaggctgcagtcggTAAGTATTCTGCCAGATGGTCCATTTTGCACGAACAATGGCTGTTTAACCATACTGTTtgactctttctcctttttcttttgcaggccACTTCCAAGATATTCGACCCTGCAGGTAAGCAGCACAGGTGAAACGAGCAAACAATTGATCCAAGTGCAAATGTGTCTATTAATCTGTTTCAGAAGCCGTGAGCAGTGTGACAAAGTTGAAGGTAAGAACGCCTGAGATGACTCAccatgtccaattttgacttcTGTCTTGTTTCTTCCAGTCGGATTTCATCCACCACGACGTCCAGTAGGTTAGTGCacactgcaacacaaaatggCGGACGTGAACACGGTCTATTGTGAACTATGTTTTACCTTCCACTCTCTTTTGCAGACTAATTACTTCgtgtccaccggagggcgctgcaGCTCAAGGTAACTGAAGCAGATTTTTTTAGGCTTGATTATACTGCAAAGGTGAGTAAAAATGTACCATTTTTTGACTAAACAAAACTGAATTAAATGCTCACCCACTTTCTTGTGTTTAGGCTCATTCCAGTGAAGACGCCATTTTGGAGCCCCGCCTTGACCAGTCAGCCCCAAGTGCTGCACCTGTGAGACAACGAGCTGATTATCTTGATTGCTCAAttctggaaataaaataaaaggacaaaatgttttgcctccGTGTGAACTCTTTCGTGACAATTGTCTGGAATGCAATGTAGTTCTTCCACAGTTGAAGTCGTCCAGTTCTTCCACAGTTGAAGTCCAAATGCTGCCCTCCTGCTCAAGAACAAGTGACACATGGCATCAAATGAAGTCCTTCCACAATTGAAGTCGTCCATTTGCTGCCCTCCTGCTCAAGTCAAGAACAAGTGACATCGCATCGTTCTATGGTGAGTCTTATCGTCGTTTGCACAATTCTTTGTATGCACTTGACTTCTTTGCATGCTTTTTTAACTTACTTCTTTTGCACCTTTAACTTGCTTGCCTTCTACTTTAAACTTGCTTGCCTTCTACTTTAAACTTGCTTGTCTTGCACTTTAAACTTGTCTTGCACTTTACACTTACTTGTCTTGCACTTAACTAACTTAAATTGCACTAAACTTGCACTTAACTAACTTGAATTGTACttgacttgcacttaacttacttttttttgtcttcagatcTCTCCACACTCTGTTCCGATCCGACTCCTACTGGTTTGAAGAAGAACTTCAAGACATCTAACTTTGGACTTTtgctctgaaagaaaaacaaataaagttgaacaaaaaacaaacttctttcttctaactttttattattattactattttatttaaactaattttattttttattttttattattttttttaattatttttttgggtgtggctATGCAAATGACTAGCCAGGGATTGGTGGAATACTTAAATTAAGTTCACTGATTGGTTTAAAATAAGGAAGTGGAAATTGAATGCTGCCAgttgattggttctctgggaggggggtgtccattcactgattggtgtagaatcaggaagtggaaggtgaatgctgccacctgattggttctcCGGGAAGGGGCgtctattcactgattggtgtagaatcaggaagtggggaGGCGAATACTGCCATCCGATTGGTTCTCTCGGAATGGGTGGGCTTTAGTCAGGGGGGGCTGGCTTTGTAGCGGGAGGCGGGGTTTCGGTCCAAAAAAcgccgttttttggaaaaagggggcgtgtccggccaaatgctgggctgtgattggctgtcccggtgggcgaggccagggcggggctaaatccaaatttgcatagatttgcatagaggggaggtggctaaatccaatttttaaggccTCTGATTGGATGGCCGAAACGTGACACGTCTCGTTGCCGGGaagattttctgcttttctgagGCCCCGTTTTCCGAGAGCTCTTTTTGGTGGACGTTTTGTGccccaaaaagacacattttgaaggaaaacaccTATTTTAAACTTAGTAAGGATGCATTTTGCAAGAAAAGACAAAGACTGATTCCATTTCAACAATATATTGtgagcaaaaaatggcttttttgacattctgacgGCACCAGATGCCACCGCAGAAGCTGAAACGGGCAACGTCACATACCCAGCCAGGTCACGACAGGTCACGCCAGTGTCCAGGAGCCATCGGGCTGCAGCGCGGGCCCCTCCGGAGGCGCCGCGTACCTCCAAAACGTCCCCCATCCTGTCAAGATGACGACAACGAGAACAATCAGTGACCATTCTAGCATTCATACCGCATTACAGTCACATATATAGTCTACTGATAATGATAAGTAACCTTACATGAGATGATGCAAGCGGCAAAATAGCATAAGCATCACCAACAAATAATTAGCCTACCAATGTTAACATCTAACTGTACATAAGGTGATgtgagtgcaaaaatagcattagcatcagtgaccattctagcattgatattacattacagtcacataattagcctagcaatgtttacatctaactgtacataaggtgatgtgagtgcaaaaatagcattagcatcagtgaccattctagcattgatatgaagttacagtcacataattagcctagcaatgtttacatctaactgtacataaggtgatgtgagtgcaaaaatagcattagcatcagtgaccattctagcattgatatgaagttacagtcacataattagcctagcaatgtttacatctaactgtacataaggtgatgtgagtgcaaaaatagcattagcatcagtgaCCTATCTAGCATTGATATGAAGttacagtcacataattagcctagcaatgtttacatctaactgtacataaggtgatgtgagtgcaaaaatagcattagcatcagtgacaattctagcattgatatgacattacagtcacataattagcctTACATAACCTTACATACAATGATGCCTGAAAATAGTATTAGCATCTTGGACTGTAAGACCTACAatgacattattattttgaGCTCTACACGGGAGGTCAAATAAATGTGGTTCTAATTCAAGCTATTCAATTACTAGCATGATAAATAcatcttaaaaacatgtttttcaatacAGATATACATTCAAGGGAGCATTTCCTACCTTTGTTAGCACTTGTGTGGCGCAGGTTGATGGACGTGGAAGCAACTCCATCTTCCGGGCCTCCGCTCctgtaaacaaaatgacatgttttcgtTAGAACTAATCCAATTTGACTCAGATTgcatgttttaaacacaaaacattgaggaaaaagccatttttttgcccaCCAGAGACCTCTGAGGCCCCTATAAATGTGGCCTTTTGCACACTTTGCCTCAAATGGGACTCTACT
It contains:
- the LOC144213237 gene encoding uncharacterized protein LOC144213237, translated to MDDFNCGRTSFDAMCHLFLSRRAAFGLQLWKNWTTSTVEELHCIPDNCHERVHTEVQHLGLTGQGGAPKWRLHWNEPKHKKVVCTNLLDVVVDEIRLEETRQKSKLDMGRISWKWPAKEKGERVKQYG